A stretch of the Vulcanisaeta souniana JCM 11219 genome encodes the following:
- the spt4 gene encoding transcription elongation factor subunit Spt4, with the protein MSTRGRRPVRRSPLPGYKACRNCKAIVPEESDKCPVCGGTEFTKDWMGLIIILKPEESCIAKKLGITKEGMYAIEVL; encoded by the coding sequence ATGAGCACAAGGGGCAGAAGACCGGTAAGGCGCAGTCCATTGCCTGGTTATAAGGCTTGTAGGAATTGTAAGGCTATCGTGCCAGAGGAAAGTGATAAGTGCCCTGTTTGCGGTGGTACGGAGTTCACTAAGGACTGGATGGGCTTGATAATAATACTGAAGCCTGAGGAGTCCTGCATAGCCAAGAAACTCGGCATTACTAAGGAGGGCATGTACGCAATCGAGGTCCTGTGA